Part of the Kamptonema formosum PCC 6407 genome, GTTAGTAGAATTTGGATTCGAGGGGGCGGGGGCATCCACCGTACCCCTTGGCAGAGTATTAGCGTCGGTGGGTGATTCATTGGTTTGGGAAAATGCTGGCACACCGACTAGCGAACCCATACCCACAATTCCTACCAAACTGGTAAGAATCCTAAACGAATTGATGCGATTTACTAATTTGACCGGCATCTTTTTTTCTCCTGTTACTATCTGATAGTTTGAGCAAATATTCTGCTGTTGTATCTGGTTAAGTTCAACAAAAATCTATTTGCAAACTATCCACTAAATATTTCTGGTTGATTTATCTATTAAAGCTTCTGTAACAAAACATTAAATCCACCAATTTATATAAATCAATCTACCTCTATTTTTATAGAAAAACCCATCGACTAAGCTTAACCCTTATTACTATAGACAGAATAATCTTTGACCTTGGTCTGCTGTAGGTTGTTTTATAGCTCTAACTTCGCTATCTTTGCTTGTAAATTCATCTCATCCCAAAAACTTTATTCTCGAACACCATCTTCAGTCACAATTCTAACTACAGACTGATGTCAGACTCTTCTTTATGTGCCACAATCGCTCTATAATTACTTAGAGTCCCTCTCTAAAATCGATCGGTATGATTTGCAAAAGGGTAGAAAAATGATTAAATCGTGGATGGTAATTGGAGGCGTTGCCTTTTTAGTAGCCTTAGCTAGTAGTTTAATTAGACCTCGCGACATCAAGTGGTTCAACCGCTTGCAACGACCCAAATGGTTAGTGTTTGAAAAAGCAATTCCAGTTATTTGGACGGTAATTTTTATTTGTGCTGCTTGGTCAGCAGTTATCGTCTGGGAAAAAGAACCGGGAACTTCAGCAACTTGGCTGCGAATGGGATTGTACCTACTTTTAGAATTAGTAACAATAGCTTACACGCCTGTGATGTGCATTGTTCGCAGCCTCAAAGTTGGTACTATTATTGGGGGAACGGGTGCGATTTTAAGTATTATAGTAGCTCTGACTATCTGGCCAATTTCGACTTCTGCGGCCTTGCTGCTACTTCCTTATATAGTTTGGAGTCCCATTGGTACTTATACTACTTGGGAAATGATGAATCTTAATCCGGCAGATGCTTGAGTAATTGTTAACAGTTAACTGTTAACTGTTAATTGGTAACTGGTAACTGGTAATTGCTAATTGTATACTATTTTCAGCTAGAACTTGTAAGGTGAGCGATCGCCAACAAATATTGATGATAAGTTATGAGCTTATTCACGGCGACCGCCCTCTTACATTTTAGTGCATAAATCTTATTCTTGTTACAGGAATTATCCGAGTCGATATTATTTAAGAGGATGGTGATCGGCGAGGATTTTCTCAACTCTGGCTTCATCAATACGAGCAGTTAATCTTGTAGCTTCGTGGTTATCTCTAATGGTTTTTGCCAGCGTAAAAGAGGAGCCGACAGAGAAAGTTAATCCCATCCCCATAAACCCTTTTACCCAGTTATCGACTGGCAAATAAATAATGCCAAAAGTAGTCGCGGAAAGGGCAAGAATAAAAGAAGCCCAACACTGAATCACCCAAGCTGCTGTATCTTTTTGCTGTGCAATTGGTTGTGGCATATTCCCTCTGGTTGTGATTTGCCGATTAGTTAATTAAGTTACACAATAGACATAGTTAATTAAAGGCGGTAGGTGACAAGGACACTTTGTAAAACTGAACAATGCAATTGGACTTTTAGTTTCGGGGGAAAAACGCTGAGGATAGGGTTTGAGCTTCCAATCAATAGGAGTGAGAGTGGACAGTTTTGAAACTGGACTAAGGTAAGGTAGGGAAAGCCAGAAAAGGCAAGGGCTTTATTTACGATCTACTATAGTTTATACAGCCATCAGTCTTCTCAATCATATCAATAGAATTTTAATAAATTTCAAGCTGCTCTACTTTCTTAAAAACGATCGATATTTTAATTTTTCATCTCTAGGCGATCGTAGGAGAGCAGTTAATTGCGCTCAACCCAAAGCAATTGATAATCTCTCTCACCGTCAGAGACAGGAGACATTCTTTGTATATACAAGAGCTCCACTCCAGCCTCTTTAGCTATAATTGGCTATTATTATTGACCGACAGGTGGCATATTTAGAACAAAAAACCTATGTTGACAATCTTCGAGGAGTTCTTTTCATCAGGTCAGTTTATCCCTCACGGTAACAGTTACCTGTGGCAACCTCAACTGCTATGGCTTCACATTTTATCGAATTTGTCGATCGCGATCGCCTATTTCTCAATTCTGGCGATGTTAATCTATTTCGTATACAAGCGCAGGGATGTTCCGTTTCTACGGATATTTATTTTAGTTGGAGTATTTACCCTTCTCAGCGGTACAGGTCACTTGCTCGAAATTTTGACGCTATGGCATCCGCTTTACTGGTTGAGTGTGGTTGAGCAAGCGATGACCGGTTTGGTTTTCTGTTACACGGTAGCACAAATGGTAACGCTGCTACCTAAATTTTTTGCTCTGAGGAACTCAGAACAATTAGAAACTATTAACCAAGAATTAGAACACGAAATTGCTGAACGGCAAAAAGCAGAAGAAGCTCTCAAAAGTATTGTCGCTGCCACAGCTTCAGTAACGGGAGAGAAATTTTTCTCAGCTTTAACGCAATATCTAGCAAAAGCTCTGGACGTTCGCTATGCCTTTGTTGCCGAAATAGTGAGCAAGGAATCCCAGAAATTGAAAGCGCTGGCTTTCTGGAACGGTAACAATATTGAAGACAACTTTGAATATATATTATCCGATACTCCTTGCGAACTCGCGATCGAGCAAGCATCGCTGCAATATTTCCCAGAGCGAGTACAGGAACTTTTCCCAAAAGCTATAGATTTAAAGAAAATGGAAGCTATTTGCTATTTGGGTGTACCGCTACTTTCGGCGAAGGGAGAAGTAATTGGGATACTGTGTATCAACAGCGATCGGCCTTTGGTGAATGAGGAAAGCGCCAAGGCAATTATGAGAGTATTTGCTGGTAGAGCCACCGCTGAACTTCAGCGCCAGAGGGCAGAAAGTGCTAAGAACCGCGCCTATGAAGACTTAGAAAATCGGGTGCAAGAACGGACAGCAGAGCTAGTAGAAACAAATGCAATTTTAGAGACTGAAATTAGAGAAAAAGTTGTGGCAGAATCGGCTTTAAGAAAAAGCGATATCCGCCTACGCAAACAACAAGATGGGCTGCTAAAATTAGCAAAAAAACAAAGTATTTATGAGGGAAATATCCAGGGAGCTTTGAGGGAAATCACCGAAGTGGCAGCCCGGACTCTGAGCGTAGAAAGAGCTAGCGTGTGGTTTTATAGCGAGGGCAAATCAGAGATTTACTGTGCTGATTTGTACGAAGTTACTCCTAACAGGCACAGTCAAGGTACAAAACTTTCTGCTACTGACTATCCCAACTATTTTCAAGGTTTAGAAACAGACAGAGTGATTGTCGCCAACGACGCTCATACTCATCCGCGAACTCAAGAGTTTAGCGAATTATATTTAACTCCTCTATCAATTGCCTCTATGTTAGACACTCCGATTAATTTCAAGGGACAAAGTGTAGGAGTAATTTGTTTAGAACAGGTAGGAACGGCTAGAAATTGGGCAATTGAAGAGCAAAACTTTAGCAGTTATTTAGCTTATATGACTTCTCTAGCGATGGAGTCACGCGATCGCAAACGGGCAGAATTAGCTTTGCGGGAGACAGCAGAACGGGAAAAGGCAATTGCATTTATGATGCAGCGAATCCGCCAAACCTTAGAAATTGATAAGATTTTCAGCGCAGCAACCTCTGAACTGCGACAAGCGATCGACTGCGATCGCGTTGGAGTTTACCGTTTCAACCCTGACTGGAGTGGAAATTTCGTTGCTGAGTCAGTAGCATCAGGCTGGAAAGTCCTTTTAGATTCACCAATAAATCAGCCTCAGCGAACAGAAACAACTATAGAAAAAGAGAATTGTGCCACCAAAACATTAAGCATTACTGGGGAACCCATAGAAGATACTTACCTGCAAGCAAATCAAGGCGGTTTTTACCAACAAAAAACATATTATCGCTCCGTTCCCAATATTTACCAAGCCGGATTTGATACCTGTTACATCGACCTATTGGAGCAATTTCAGGCACGGGCTTACATCATCACTCCTATCTTTTGTAGCAGTAAACTTTGGGGCTTACTGGCAACTTATCAAAATTCCGATATTCGAGAGTGGCGGGAAGCAGAAATTAAAATGGTAGTTCAAATTGGCGCTCAATTAGGAGTTGCCATACAGCAAGCAGAATTGTTAGCTCAAACTCAAAAGCAAGCGGCAGAACTTAAAATAGCAAAGGAATCTGCTGATGCCGCTAACAGCGCCAAAAGCGAATTTCTTGCCAACATGAGCCACGAATTGAGAACTCCGCTCAACGCCATTCTTGGTTTTAGCCAACTGATGAACCGCGATCGATCGCTATCAACAGAGTACATACAATATCTAAATATTATCAACCGCAGCGGGGAGCATTTACTGGAATTAATTAACGATATTCTGGAAATGTCAAAAATCGAGGCGGGGCGCATGGTACTCTATGAAAATGAATTCGATCTCTACAACTTACTCGACAATCTTGAAGATATGCTCCAACTCAAAGCTCAATCTAAGGCTTTGAAACTGACTTTTCAGCGAGATAAAACAGTACCGAAATTTGTAAAAACAGACCAAAGCAAACTACGTCAGATCTTGATAAATTTGATAGGAAATGCACTAAAATTTACAGAAAAAGGTAACGTTATCCTGCGAGTAAAAGTTGCCGGCAGAGAAAGAAGTAATAACGAACAGAAAGAAAATACAAATATTCCTTCTTCCTTCTTCCTTCTTCCTTCTTCCTTCTTCCTTCAGTTTGAAGTTGAAGATACTGGCCCTGGTATTGCTCCAGAGGATTTCGACAAGTTATTTGAAGCCTTCGGACAAACCGCAACAGGTTTGAAATCAGGTCAAGGTACAGGCTTAGGCTTACCTATCAGTCAAAAGTTCGTACAATTGATGGGCGGAGAAATTACCGTTAGCAGCCAACTGGGTCAAGGTGCTAAATTTACCTTTGACATTCAGGCTAGTTCCGTTGATAGAATTGAGAGTGAGAAAGCTCAGGCTATCAATAAAAAAATCCTCGGTTTAGCGCCCAACCAACTGGCCCACCGAATTTTGATTGTCGAGGACAATCCTGCTAACCGCCTACTCCTAGTTCGGTTAGTCAGTTCACTAGGCTTTGAAGTGCGCGAAGCCGAAAATGGTCAACAAGGCATAGCCCTATGGGAAAGTTGGGAGCCGCACCTAATCTGGATGGACATGAGGATGCCCGTTATCGATGGATATGAAGCTACCAAAAAGATCAGAGCTCAGTCAAAGAGTCGCGAAACAGTAATTATTGCCTTAACTGCTAGCGTCTTTGAAGAAGAGCAACAACTGATTTTATCAGCAGGATGTGATGATATGGTGCGTAAACCTTTTAAAGAACAAGAGCTGCTAGCTAAAATGAGTCAATATTTAGGAGTGAATTACCTATACGAAAATGATGGGGAAGATCTAATCACAAATTCTGAAAGCGAAGTATGTGATTTTTCTAGAATCCTTCAGCCAGAAACCTTGCAATTAATGCCGAAGGAATGGATAAAACAGCTATATCTAGCTGCCTCTCAAGGCAGCGACTCTCTGATTTATCAGCTCCTTGAACAAATCCCCGCAGAAAATTCTGCTATTGCTAAAGCCATAGGTGACTTAGTTGAGAATTTCCGGTTTGATAAAATTCTAGAATTAGCTCAACTAAC contains:
- a CDS encoding TspO/MBR family protein, with the translated sequence MIKSWMVIGGVAFLVALASSLIRPRDIKWFNRLQRPKWLVFEKAIPVIWTVIFICAAWSAVIVWEKEPGTSATWLRMGLYLLLELVTIAYTPVMCIVRSLKVGTIIGGTGAILSIIVALTIWPISTSAALLLLPYIVWSPIGTYTTWEMMNLNPADA
- a CDS encoding YiaA/YiaB family inner membrane protein — its product is MPQPIAQQKDTAAWVIQCWASFILALSATTFGIIYLPVDNWVKGFMGMGLTFSVGSSFTLAKTIRDNHEATRLTARIDEARVEKILADHHPLK
- a CDS encoding GAF domain-containing hybrid sensor histidine kinase/response regulator codes for the protein MLTIFEEFFSSGQFIPHGNSYLWQPQLLWLHILSNLSIAIAYFSILAMLIYFVYKRRDVPFLRIFILVGVFTLLSGTGHLLEILTLWHPLYWLSVVEQAMTGLVFCYTVAQMVTLLPKFFALRNSEQLETINQELEHEIAERQKAEEALKSIVAATASVTGEKFFSALTQYLAKALDVRYAFVAEIVSKESQKLKALAFWNGNNIEDNFEYILSDTPCELAIEQASLQYFPERVQELFPKAIDLKKMEAICYLGVPLLSAKGEVIGILCINSDRPLVNEESAKAIMRVFAGRATAELQRQRAESAKNRAYEDLENRVQERTAELVETNAILETEIREKVVAESALRKSDIRLRKQQDGLLKLAKKQSIYEGNIQGALREITEVAARTLSVERASVWFYSEGKSEIYCADLYEVTPNRHSQGTKLSATDYPNYFQGLETDRVIVANDAHTHPRTQEFSELYLTPLSIASMLDTPINFKGQSVGVICLEQVGTARNWAIEEQNFSSYLAYMTSLAMESRDRKRAELALRETAEREKAIAFMMQRIRQTLEIDKIFSAATSELRQAIDCDRVGVYRFNPDWSGNFVAESVASGWKVLLDSPINQPQRTETTIEKENCATKTLSITGEPIEDTYLQANQGGFYQQKTYYRSVPNIYQAGFDTCYIDLLEQFQARAYIITPIFCSSKLWGLLATYQNSDIREWREAEIKMVVQIGAQLGVAIQQAELLAQTQKQAAELKIAKESADAANSAKSEFLANMSHELRTPLNAILGFSQLMNRDRSLSTEYIQYLNIINRSGEHLLELINDILEMSKIEAGRMVLYENEFDLYNLLDNLEDMLQLKAQSKALKLTFQRDKTVPKFVKTDQSKLRQILINLIGNALKFTEKGNVILRVKVAGRERSNNEQKENTNIPSSFFLLPSSFFLQFEVEDTGPGIAPEDFDKLFEAFGQTATGLKSGQGTGLGLPISQKFVQLMGGEITVSSQLGQGAKFTFDIQASSVDRIESEKAQAINKKILGLAPNQLAHRILIVEDNPANRLLLVRLVSSLGFEVREAENGQQGIALWESWEPHLIWMDMRMPVIDGYEATKKIRAQSKSRETVIIALTASVFEEEQQLILSAGCDDMVRKPFKEQELLAKMSQYLGVNYLYENDGEDLITNSESEVCDFSRILQPETLQLMPKEWIKQLYLAASQGSDSLIYQLLEQIPAENSAIAKAIGDLVENFRFDKILELAQLTIS